One window from the genome of Thermococcus siculi encodes:
- a CDS encoding ATP-dependent DNA helicase, with product MKVDELPVDERIKRIIRERGIEELYPPQAEALKSGVLDGKNLVLAIPTASGKTLVSEIVMVNKLLREGGKAVYLVPLKALAEEKYREFKEWESLGIRVAATTGDYDSTDEWLGRYDIIVATAEKFDSLLRHSPKWVKDVKLVVADEVHLIGSYDRGATLEMILSHMLGKAQILALSATVGNAEELAEWLDAALVMSDWRPVELRKGVFQLGTLFWEDGKIDRYPENWASLVIDAVKRGKGALVFVNTRRSAEKEALSLSSKVSKLLTKPEARQLEELISSIEDNPTTEKLKRALKGGVAFHHAGLSRAERTLIEDAFREGVIKVIAATPTLAAGVNTPAFRVIIRDTKRYAGFGWTDIPVLEIQQMMGRAGRPRYDKVGEAIIVARTDDPKKLMEKYIHGKPEKLFSMLANEQAFRSQILALITNFGIGNFRELVSFLEKTFYAHQKGDIAALEYKAKNVVYFLIENEFIDMDTSDRFMALPFGKRTSQLYIDPLTAKKFRDAFPQLERNPNPFGIFQLLASTPDMATLTARKRELEDYLDLAYEFEERLYTNIPYYEDSRFQGFLSQVKTAKVLLDWINEVPETRIYETYNIDPGDLYRILELADWLMYALIELYKLFEPKDDVLQYLRDLHLRLRHGVREELLELVRLPNIGRKRARALYNAGFTTQDAIMRAKVRDLLEVEGIGIKVVEGLFRYFGVEMPGKVREAGKKAETRKKGTLDAFLK from the coding sequence ATGAAGGTGGATGAGCTTCCTGTCGATGAGAGGATCAAGAGAATAATACGCGAGAGGGGCATAGAGGAGCTTTACCCGCCGCAGGCCGAGGCGTTGAAGAGCGGTGTGCTGGACGGAAAAAACCTCGTTCTGGCCATTCCGACGGCGAGCGGGAAGACCCTGGTGAGCGAGATAGTCATGGTCAACAAGCTCCTCCGCGAGGGAGGAAAGGCAGTCTACCTCGTCCCACTGAAGGCCCTCGCCGAGGAGAAGTACAGGGAATTTAAAGAGTGGGAGAGTCTGGGAATAAGGGTCGCCGCCACAACCGGCGACTACGACTCAACAGACGAGTGGCTCGGGAGGTACGACATCATAGTTGCCACCGCAGAGAAGTTCGACTCCCTTCTGAGGCATTCCCCGAAGTGGGTTAAGGACGTCAAGCTCGTCGTTGCGGACGAGGTTCATCTCATAGGCTCCTACGACAGGGGTGCAACGCTCGAGATGATTCTCAGCCACATGCTCGGGAAGGCCCAGATTCTGGCCCTGAGCGCGACGGTTGGAAACGCAGAGGAACTGGCCGAATGGCTCGACGCCGCTCTGGTCATGAGCGACTGGCGGCCGGTTGAGCTGAGGAAAGGCGTTTTCCAGCTGGGCACCCTCTTCTGGGAGGACGGTAAAATCGACCGCTATCCCGAGAACTGGGCGTCCCTCGTTATAGATGCCGTTAAGAGAGGAAAGGGAGCGCTCGTCTTCGTGAACACGAGGAGAAGCGCCGAGAAAGAAGCCCTCTCACTTTCATCCAAAGTTTCAAAGCTCCTCACGAAGCCAGAGGCGAGACAGCTTGAGGAGCTGATTTCCTCCATCGAGGACAACCCCACCACTGAAAAGCTCAAGAGGGCCTTGAAGGGAGGTGTGGCCTTCCACCACGCGGGCCTGAGCAGAGCGGAGAGGACACTTATAGAGGACGCCTTCAGGGAGGGAGTGATCAAAGTCATCGCGGCTACCCCCACCTTGGCCGCCGGTGTGAATACCCCCGCCTTTCGCGTCATAATCCGCGACACCAAGAGGTACGCAGGCTTCGGCTGGACTGACATCCCCGTTCTGGAGATACAGCAGATGATGGGCCGCGCTGGAAGGCCCAGGTACGATAAAGTCGGCGAGGCCATAATCGTCGCCAGAACAGACGATCCAAAGAAGCTCATGGAGAAGTACATCCACGGGAAGCCCGAGAAGCTGTTCTCGATGCTGGCAAATGAGCAGGCCTTCAGGAGCCAGATACTGGCCCTGATAACCAACTTCGGGATAGGCAACTTCCGCGAGCTGGTTTCATTCCTTGAAAAGACCTTCTACGCCCATCAGAAGGGTGACATAGCCGCTCTGGAGTACAAGGCGAAGAACGTCGTCTACTTCCTCATAGAGAATGAGTTCATCGACATGGATACAAGCGACCGCTTCATGGCCCTCCCCTTTGGAAAGAGAACCTCCCAGCTATACATCGACCCTCTCACCGCCAAGAAGTTCAGGGACGCATTCCCGCAACTTGAGAGGAACCCCAACCCCTTCGGAATCTTCCAGCTGCTCGCCTCCACGCCGGACATGGCGACGCTCACAGCTAGAAAACGCGAGCTTGAGGACTACCTCGACTTAGCTTACGAGTTCGAGGAGAGGCTCTACACCAACATCCCCTACTACGAGGACTCCCGCTTCCAGGGCTTCCTCAGTCAGGTGAAAACCGCCAAAGTCCTCCTCGACTGGATAAACGAGGTTCCGGAGACGAGAATTTACGAGACGTACAACATAGACCCCGGTGACCTCTACAGAATCCTTGAATTAGCGGACTGGTTGATGTATGCCCTCATAGAACTCTACAAGCTCTTCGAGCCGAAGGACGACGTCCTCCAGTACCTCCGCGACCTGCACCTGAGGCTGAGGCACGGGGTCAGGGAGGAACTTCTCGAGCTGGTCAGGCTGCCCAACATAGGCAGGAAGAGGGCGAGAGCGCTTTACAATGCCGGCTTCACGACGCAGGATGCCATAATGCGCGCAAAGGTCAGGGATCTCCTCGAGGTGGAGGGCATAGGTATCAAGGTTGTGGAGGGTCTCTTCAGGTACTTCGGAGTCGAGATGCCTGGAAAGGTCAGAGAAGCCGGAAAGAAAGCTGAGACCAGAAAGAAGGGCACGCTGGATGCCTTTCTTAAGTAG
- a CDS encoding dephospho-CoA kinase, translating into MIIIVTGMPGSGKSRIVHEFERRGFPSVSMGDVVREETAKRGLALTKENVAKVSIRLRQELGQNAVAKLTVEKVRELLRESDVVVIDGVRSLDEVGTFRGAFPDEEIIIIAVHTPPHTRFERLRARGRHDDPQTWEDFEERDWKELKFGIGNVIAMADYMLVNDGSKEEYEKRVNRLVDRILTEH; encoded by the coding sequence ATGATAATCATCGTGACTGGAATGCCTGGTTCGGGAAAGAGCAGGATCGTTCACGAGTTCGAGAGGAGAGGTTTTCCCAGCGTTTCTATGGGGGACGTCGTGAGGGAAGAAACTGCAAAGCGCGGTCTGGCACTCACGAAGGAGAACGTGGCCAAGGTCAGCATAAGATTGAGGCAGGAGCTTGGCCAGAACGCGGTCGCAAAGCTAACCGTTGAGAAGGTCAGGGAACTGCTGAGGGAGAGCGATGTGGTCGTCATAGACGGTGTCCGCTCACTCGACGAGGTCGGAACCTTCAGGGGCGCTTTTCCGGACGAGGAGATAATCATCATCGCAGTCCACACACCGCCCCACACCCGCTTCGAGAGGCTCAGGGCGAGGGGCAGGCACGATGACCCCCAAACCTGGGAGGACTTCGAGGAGAGGGACTGGAAGGAGCTGAAGTTCGGCATAGGCAACGTCATAGCGATGGCCGACTACATGCTCGTCAACGACGGCTCAAAGGAAGAGTACGAAAAGAGGGTAAACCGGCTCGTGGACAGGATCCTAACCGAGCATTGA
- a CDS encoding ZIP family metal transporter, with the protein MLESFITRLAEWILGVSNGEIMWVAFYAGLFVAIMTSLGAMVAIFAKRLPEGGIDFSLSFAAGVMIVASFTSLILPAIESTGSFSPAGVGIALGVLLIYAIDRFLPHEHLVKGYEGPKAMKDKLRKAWLLVIAVIIHNLPEGLAVGTSLVYDLEVGLVTTIAIGIQDFPEGTVVSLPLAAIQKKRLTPIAMGVLSGFAEMAMVLVGAYFFTLFSWLLPYGLGMAGGAMLYVTVKEMIPEIYRGEKNQTLVTLGFFVGFYVMLFLDSMLG; encoded by the coding sequence GTGTTAGAGAGTTTCATAACCAGGCTCGCGGAGTGGATTCTCGGCGTCTCCAATGGCGAGATAATGTGGGTCGCCTTCTACGCGGGCCTGTTCGTGGCAATAATGACGTCCCTCGGAGCCATGGTGGCCATATTCGCCAAGAGGCTCCCCGAGGGAGGGATAGACTTCTCCCTCAGCTTCGCCGCAGGGGTTATGATAGTGGCGTCCTTCACCTCGCTCATCCTTCCGGCCATAGAGAGCACGGGTTCATTCTCCCCCGCAGGGGTTGGCATAGCCCTCGGAGTATTGCTGATCTACGCGATAGACCGCTTTTTGCCCCACGAGCACCTCGTCAAGGGCTACGAAGGCCCCAAGGCCATGAAGGATAAACTGAGGAAGGCCTGGCTCCTCGTCATAGCGGTGATAATCCACAACCTGCCAGAGGGCCTCGCCGTCGGAACCTCGCTGGTCTACGACCTCGAGGTCGGTCTCGTCACGACGATAGCGATTGGCATCCAGGACTTTCCCGAGGGAACTGTTGTTTCCCTCCCGCTGGCGGCGATACAGAAGAAGCGCCTGACACCGATAGCCATGGGCGTCCTGAGCGGCTTCGCGGAGATGGCGATGGTTCTTGTTGGAGCGTACTTCTTCACGCTCTTCAGCTGGCTTTTACCGTACGGCTTAGGCATGGCGGGCGGCGCGATGCTGTACGTCACGGTGAAGGAGATGATACCGGAGATATACAGGGGAGAAAAGAACCAGACGCTCGTAACCCTCGGCTTTTTCGTGGGCTTCTACGTCATGCTCTTCCTGGACTCAATGCTCGGTTAG
- a CDS encoding RNA-binding domain-containing protein codes for MELFEEVEVEAHVYPTEDVEKVKRAMLNLVHDLEFEAFDRGDYIILTGKTRSRKALSRLYELFRGQAILDTARSFLEEGYFGEEIIIRVNKQAAYAGVVNFNEESPLGPITIIIRTRDPQKLMKWLAPRTKDGVPIE; via the coding sequence ATGGAGCTGTTTGAGGAGGTTGAGGTCGAGGCCCACGTTTACCCCACCGAGGACGTGGAGAAGGTAAAGAGGGCCATGCTGAACTTAGTCCATGATCTTGAGTTCGAGGCCTTTGACAGAGGGGATTACATCATCCTCACCGGGAAGACGAGGAGCAGGAAGGCTTTGAGCAGGCTCTACGAGCTGTTCCGCGGACAGGCGATACTCGACACGGCCCGCTCATTTTTGGAGGAGGGATACTTCGGCGAGGAGATAATCATCAGGGTGAACAAGCAGGCCGCTTATGCCGGTGTTGTGAACTTCAACGAGGAGTCTCCTCTCGGCCCGATAACGATAATAATCCGCACGAGGGACCCGCAGAAGCTGATGAAGTGGCTCGCGCCGAGGACGAAGGACGGGGTTCCGATAGAGTGA
- a CDS encoding ABC transporter permease yields the protein MSDFWVMAMKELKNLFRDKKLVFGLVIVPLILLPVMGKAVSVGMEQAQEATNVAIVNFDNGEYGRILIKALEVTPNVTVTVVNASSIDEAIQKAVEEKQNVLVVIPPDFTAKLKANETATVEIYGIFMSVGAGVKESVSESRINAVLQVLSDEIAKIKVKNLGASNPDAILQPITTISRSVINDNVVDVPPTVVSGVIAAQAFTIPLIVFMMVMITSQMAAGAIASEKENKTLETLLTLPVPRTHIVGAKIFGTAMMGLVAAIAYMVGMKYYMGSFGLGSSGVSLEDLGLVVTPTGALLFALVVFTTIIIALSLAMIVATFAEDVQSATTLVSAVILPLAFPAFLLMYTDINDLPTVVKYVLLAIPFTHPVIDYRYVLLSDYGPLLLSLLYLALVALLTLYATARLFSSERIMTAQVSWGRKRKKSE from the coding sequence ATGAGCGACTTCTGGGTAATGGCGATGAAGGAGCTGAAGAATCTCTTCAGGGACAAGAAGCTCGTCTTTGGCCTCGTCATAGTGCCGCTAATACTCCTCCCGGTCATGGGGAAGGCCGTGAGCGTCGGCATGGAGCAGGCGCAAGAAGCCACCAACGTGGCAATAGTTAACTTCGACAACGGCGAGTACGGTAGAATACTGATAAAGGCCCTGGAGGTCACCCCGAACGTGACCGTGACCGTGGTGAACGCGAGTTCGATAGACGAAGCCATTCAAAAGGCAGTCGAGGAAAAGCAGAACGTCCTCGTCGTCATTCCTCCAGACTTCACCGCTAAGCTGAAGGCAAACGAAACGGCCACCGTCGAGATATACGGCATCTTCATGAGCGTGGGGGCGGGGGTAAAGGAGAGCGTGAGCGAGAGCAGGATAAACGCCGTCCTTCAGGTTCTCAGCGACGAGATAGCCAAGATAAAGGTGAAGAACCTCGGGGCCTCCAACCCGGACGCCATACTCCAGCCGATAACCACGATCAGCAGGTCGGTCATAAATGACAACGTTGTCGACGTTCCTCCAACGGTGGTTTCGGGCGTCATAGCGGCCCAGGCGTTCACAATACCGCTCATTGTCTTCATGATGGTAATGATAACCTCCCAGATGGCCGCCGGGGCGATAGCGAGCGAGAAGGAGAACAAGACGCTCGAAACGCTCCTAACCCTGCCGGTTCCGAGGACACACATAGTCGGGGCGAAGATATTCGGGACGGCGATGATGGGCCTCGTCGCGGCGATAGCCTACATGGTGGGCATGAAGTACTACATGGGTTCCTTCGGGCTTGGTTCGAGCGGGGTTAGTTTGGAGGACTTGGGCCTCGTTGTTACCCCCACTGGGGCGCTCCTCTTTGCCCTCGTGGTGTTCACGACGATAATAATCGCCCTCAGCCTGGCCATGATAGTGGCGACCTTTGCGGAGGACGTTCAGAGCGCCACCACCCTCGTCAGCGCGGTTATCCTTCCCCTCGCGTTTCCGGCCTTCCTGCTGATGTACACCGACATCAACGACCTCCCCACGGTGGTCAAGTACGTCCTGCTCGCGATACCCTTCACCCACCCGGTGATCGACTATCGCTACGTACTCCTAAGCGACTACGGGCCACTCCTGCTGAGCCTGCTCTACCTGGCTCTGGTGGCGCTCCTGACTCTCTACGCCACCGCCAGGCTGTTCTCCAGCGAGAGGATAATGACGGCGCAGGTGAGCTGGGGCAGGAAGAGAAAGAAGAGCGAGTGA
- a CDS encoding ABC transporter ATP-binding protein, producing the protein MPMVEVLNLEKDYGKVKALKGISFQVKEGEIFGLIGPNGAGKSTTLKILSTLLKPTGGTAKIAGHDVVKEADRVREIISYLPEEAGAYKNLTGYEYLQFMARLYAKEEDRAREMLELGVELSGLGERLHDKVSTYSKGMARKLLIARALMVKPKLAILDEPASGLDIVNAYAIRQMIRRFAREEGVTFLLSSHNMLEVEYLCHRVALINKGQIVDIGTPRELKDRYSAENLEEVFMTAVGANISEPIGGEGG; encoded by the coding sequence ATGCCGATGGTTGAAGTTCTGAATCTGGAGAAGGATTACGGGAAGGTCAAGGCCCTCAAGGGAATAAGCTTCCAGGTCAAGGAGGGGGAGATATTCGGCCTCATCGGCCCCAACGGGGCTGGGAAGAGCACCACCCTGAAGATTCTCTCGACGCTCCTCAAGCCAACGGGTGGAACGGCGAAGATAGCGGGTCATGATGTGGTTAAAGAGGCGGACAGGGTCAGGGAGATCATAAGCTACCTCCCCGAGGAGGCCGGAGCCTACAAGAACCTCACCGGCTACGAATACCTGCAGTTCATGGCGAGGCTCTATGCGAAGGAAGAGGACAGGGCGAGGGAGATGCTTGAACTCGGTGTGGAGCTGAGCGGTCTTGGGGAGAGGCTCCACGACAAGGTCTCGACTTACTCCAAGGGAATGGCGAGAAAGCTCCTCATAGCGAGGGCGCTGATGGTGAAGCCCAAGCTGGCCATACTGGACGAGCCGGCGAGCGGATTAGATATCGTCAACGCCTATGCCATAAGGCAGATGATAAGGCGCTTCGCGAGGGAGGAGGGGGTCACGTTCCTGCTGTCGAGCCACAACATGCTCGAGGTTGAATACCTCTGCCACCGCGTTGCACTGATAAACAAGGGACAGATAGTCGACATCGGGACGCCGAGGGAGCTTAAGGACAGGTACAGCGCGGAGAACCTCGAGGAGGTCTTCATGACGGCGGTGGGAGCGAACATCAGCGAACCCATCGGGGGTGAGGGCGGATGA
- a CDS encoding helix-turn-helix transcriptional regulator, which translates to MKNRLRELREERGLTQEELAKALGVTRQTIIAIEKGKYDPSLKLAFKIARFFNMPIEEIFIYEGD; encoded by the coding sequence ATGAAGAACCGTCTCCGCGAGCTGAGAGAAGAGAGGGGCCTAACACAGGAGGAGCTTGCAAAAGCCCTAGGCGTCACCAGGCAGACGATAATAGCCATCGAGAAGGGGAAGTACGATCCATCCCTTAAACTCGCGTTCAAGATAGCCCGCTTTTTCAACATGCCGATTGAGGAAATCTTTATCTACGAGGGAGATTAA
- a CDS encoding DUF2178 domain-containing protein, which translates to MRKYEGLLAVLITGVVIGLAYSMKSGRGLLAVGIFLLGLLLTYALNWYYNSRVERIEDERTEMINAKSTRNAYALISALLFAEYLWEYSNGNTETATMLLIPLAVGAFVLLVSQYWYKRVM; encoded by the coding sequence ATGCGGAAGTACGAAGGCCTGCTCGCGGTTTTGATAACCGGCGTTGTGATCGGCCTGGCCTACTCCATGAAGTCGGGAAGAGGCCTGCTTGCGGTCGGGATATTCCTCCTGGGCCTCCTGCTGACCTACGCCCTTAACTGGTACTACAACTCCCGGGTGGAGAGGATAGAGGACGAGAGAACCGAGATGATAAACGCCAAGAGCACGAGGAACGCCTACGCCCTGATAAGCGCCCTCCTCTTTGCCGAATACCTCTGGGAGTACAGCAACGGGAACACTGAAACGGCAACTATGCTCCTCATCCCCCTGGCTGTGGGTGCATTCGTACTCCTCGTCTCCCAGTACTGGTACAAACGGGTGATGTGA
- a CDS encoding MFS transporter, which translates to MDRKWLTVIMNTLVVASGFGTMHMLEKFKDVVIAHYGITEAAMGYQQTAYVVGLFVAFLLGGTGLFKGSFKRSVALIVSFAAIPQFIIPFVPNWWGIVALRFFQGFIVALIAVFSNQIGRLFLAERPFAKGIILSGIFWGGIYGINLAKWASHSYADWDAVKMAFLISASVMYIMLALWWFFVEDFEIPKEKHRASGANVWKMPFTWIFGLTFFPALWIIFTLGSFTLHNVNFSGSQVANLVVAFEVSMGLWSIIMGYLGFRLSVRNTSNRGLFKAIVSVMTTSYALTFIGLFILWKAISANSYTLALLGFVIAGIVQGTGPAFWTTAPAAYPKKIYPEASFALGLISNSANAVAPNVMFVLVSGVSTGIVIYLAMALLGILLLLTSFRMKLPVEELGDAA; encoded by the coding sequence ATGGACAGGAAATGGCTGACCGTGATAATGAACACTCTCGTCGTCGCATCGGGCTTTGGAACGATGCACATGCTTGAGAAGTTCAAGGACGTTGTTATAGCTCACTACGGTATAACCGAGGCCGCAATGGGGTACCAGCAGACGGCCTACGTCGTCGGTCTCTTCGTCGCGTTCCTCCTCGGTGGGACGGGCCTCTTCAAGGGTTCCTTCAAGAGGAGCGTCGCGCTCATAGTCAGCTTCGCCGCGATACCGCAGTTCATAATCCCATTCGTGCCGAACTGGTGGGGAATAGTCGCCCTGAGGTTCTTCCAGGGATTCATAGTGGCCCTCATAGCGGTCTTCAGCAACCAGATAGGCAGACTCTTTCTGGCGGAGAGACCCTTCGCCAAGGGTATAATCCTGTCGGGTATATTCTGGGGAGGAATATACGGGATCAACCTGGCCAAGTGGGCCTCCCACAGCTACGCGGACTGGGATGCCGTCAAGATGGCGTTCCTCATCTCAGCCTCGGTCATGTACATCATGCTCGCCCTCTGGTGGTTCTTCGTCGAGGACTTCGAGATACCCAAGGAGAAGCACAGGGCATCCGGAGCCAACGTCTGGAAGATGCCATTCACATGGATCTTTGGGCTGACCTTCTTCCCGGCCCTCTGGATAATCTTCACCCTCGGCTCCTTCACGCTTCACAACGTCAACTTCAGCGGAAGCCAGGTCGCCAACCTCGTTGTGGCCTTTGAGGTCTCGATGGGCCTCTGGTCGATAATCATGGGCTACCTCGGCTTCAGGCTCTCGGTCAGAAACACCAGCAACCGCGGCCTCTTCAAGGCGATAGTCAGCGTCATGACCACCTCCTACGCGCTGACGTTCATAGGACTCTTCATCCTCTGGAAGGCCATCTCCGCCAACAGCTACACCCTGGCCCTGCTCGGCTTCGTGATAGCGGGAATCGTCCAGGGAACCGGCCCGGCCTTCTGGACAACGGCCCCGGCAGCGTACCCGAAGAAAATCTACCCCGAGGCCAGCTTCGCCTTGGGTCTGATATCCAACAGCGCCAACGCGGTTGCACCGAACGTCATGTTCGTCCTGGTCAGCGGGGTCTCCACGGGCATCGTGATATACCTGGCCATGGCCCTGCTCGGGATACTCCTCCTGCTGACCTCGTTCAGAATGAAGCTCCCCGTGGAGGAGCTTGGAGATGCGGCCTAA
- a CDS encoding pyridoxal phosphate-dependent aminotransferase gives MRYKKRKYFLAGRINLIQRSKIRELFEKARKMENVISLGIGEPDFDTPEVIKEAAKRAIDEGYTHYTPNAGIPEFREAIAEYYKTHYKVDVSADDIIVTAGAYEATYLAFQTLLEQDDDVIIPDPAFVCYVEDAKIAEAGIIRIPLREENEFQVDPDELVEAITKRTRMLVINYPNNPTGAVLKKKTVKAIADIAEDYNLYILSDEPYEHFLYEGAKHYPMIKYAPDNTILANSFSKTFAMTGWRLGFTIAPSQVIRDMIKLHAYVIGNVTSFIQIAGITALRDKRSWEALETMRKVYAERRRLVLKHLHKMPHIEPFRPKGAFYIWAKIDPELDMSSEDFADWLLENAGVVVIPGTAFGKAGEGWIRISYATDKQKLMEAMHRMNEALSKL, from the coding sequence ATGAGATATAAAAAACGCAAGTACTTCCTCGCCGGCAGAATAAATCTCATTCAGCGCTCGAAAATTAGAGAACTCTTCGAGAAGGCCAGAAAGATGGAGAACGTCATATCCCTCGGCATCGGGGAGCCAGATTTTGACACTCCCGAGGTGATCAAGGAGGCCGCCAAGAGGGCCATCGATGAGGGATACACCCACTACACGCCCAACGCGGGCATCCCCGAGTTCCGCGAGGCGATAGCGGAGTACTACAAGACCCATTATAAGGTAGACGTTTCGGCGGACGACATCATAGTTACCGCAGGTGCCTACGAGGCAACTTATCTAGCCTTCCAGACCCTTCTGGAGCAGGACGATGATGTTATCATCCCCGACCCTGCCTTCGTGTGCTACGTTGAGGACGCGAAGATAGCGGAGGCGGGTATAATCAGGATTCCGCTCCGCGAGGAGAACGAGTTCCAGGTCGATCCGGACGAGCTCGTCGAGGCGATAACTAAAAGGACCAGAATGCTCGTCATAAACTACCCCAACAACCCCACCGGGGCGGTCCTCAAGAAGAAGACCGTCAAGGCCATAGCGGACATAGCCGAGGACTACAACCTCTACATCCTCAGCGACGAGCCTTACGAGCACTTCCTCTACGAGGGGGCCAAACACTACCCGATGATAAAGTACGCCCCCGACAACACCATCCTCGCCAACAGCTTCTCAAAGACCTTCGCCATGACCGGCTGGAGGCTCGGCTTCACGATTGCCCCGAGTCAGGTCATCAGGGACATGATAAAGCTCCACGCCTACGTCATAGGAAACGTCACTTCCTTCATACAGATAGCGGGGATAACCGCCCTCAGGGACAAGCGCAGCTGGGAAGCCCTTGAGACCATGAGGAAGGTCTACGCCGAGAGGAGACGGCTCGTCCTCAAACACCTCCACAAGATGCCCCACATTGAGCCTTTCAGGCCGAAGGGAGCCTTTTACATATGGGCCAAGATCGATCCAGAACTCGACATGAGCAGCGAGGACTTCGCGGACTGGCTCCTCGAGAACGCTGGAGTGGTCGTCATTCCGGGAACAGCATTCGGAAAGGCCGGAGAGGGCTGGATAAGGATAAGCTACGCCACGGACAAGCAAAAGCTCATGGAAGCCATGCATAGGATGAACGAGGCCCTCTCAAAGCTCTAA
- the cgi121 gene encoding KEOPS complex subunit Cgi121 yields MKEVTSNLQVAKVLVKNSEEIIPKIRGDFQIVRAECWEEVAFAALLSLRAFERGTNHARTLGGELLLRLSGKLQIKDAIAEWGIRDGENYLVVFGDRERARNLIMELGLEELPVNGCEKEKLKTSFEKAALVEVL; encoded by the coding sequence ATGAAAGAAGTAACCTCGAATCTCCAGGTCGCGAAGGTGCTGGTCAAAAACTCGGAGGAAATCATACCAAAGATAAGAGGAGACTTCCAGATAGTGAGGGCCGAGTGCTGGGAGGAGGTGGCGTTTGCGGCCCTTCTGAGTCTGCGCGCATTTGAGAGGGGCACCAACCACGCGAGAACCCTCGGGGGCGAACTCCTCCTCAGGCTCTCCGGGAAGCTCCAGATAAAGGACGCGATAGCCGAGTGGGGGATTAGAGACGGGGAAAACTACCTGGTGGTTTTCGGAGACCGCGAACGGGCCAGAAACCTGATAATGGAACTCGGCCTCGAAGAGTTGCCCGTGAACGGTTGCGAAAAAGAAAAACTGAAAACTTCTTTTGAAAAGGCCGCCCTCGTCGAAGTTTTGTAG
- a CDS encoding ribbon-helix-helix domain-containing protein: protein MSKMRIISVQLPQGLINAMDQLVKKGVYPNRSEIIREAIRELLKKELYQLETEERSTPDYILK, encoded by the coding sequence ATGAGCAAGATGCGTATCATCAGTGTACAGCTTCCCCAGGGGCTTATCAACGCCATGGATCAGCTCGTTAAGAAGGGCGTCTATCCCAACAGGAGCGAGATAATCAGGGAGGCAATACGCGAGCTTTTGAAGAAGGAACTCTACCAGCTCGAGACTGAGGAACGCTCAACGCCTGACTACATACTGAAATAA